The following nucleotide sequence is from Deltaproteobacteria bacterium.
GCGCCATCGATAAGCAGCAGAATCTTATTGCCAAATACCTGATTAAACCCCCGAGCCGTTATCGCCCACTCATGGGCACTAACGCGAGCTACCTCAATACCAGGAACCAAGCGAAACAAATCTATAAGCGTCGTCGCCGCAGAGCGACGAATATCTTCTGAGGTCATTACATATATCGCCGAGGGAACGTTCTTAAGCTTCTGAAGCTTCTTAGCCGGCGAAAACACACTTAGGTCCAAATTAAAAAACTCCTCGGGTGCCCGCGAGCTGATGGTTTGGGTTGTTGCTTCAGGCGAAACGTTTAGTCTCTGACGATCCAACTACATTTTCACACAGGCATTCCCAGCAGAGACTTTACTTTAGCCTGAGGCGACAACCCAAACCATCAGCTCCCACAAAATTCCGTCAATGCAGTCGCTTTTTCATTGCAGTAATTTGCTATTTAAATGTATAATATTAAAGTTTATCTCAAACGCACTCAATTACATTAATAACCACATGACTGCCGACATAACCTTCACTTGGATCACTAGCATAGCTTCAATAACTCAAAGCGAGTGGGATTCCTGCTATGACGAAGGCAATGTGGTAAATTGCTACGACTTAACTAGAACGTTGGAAGGCGCGAATTTTGCCGACACGCAATTTCACTACTTGCTGGGAAGGCAAGATGGTGAGTTAAAATTGGCACTCCCCTGCTTCCTCTACCATACTCATTTAGACGTAATAGCCGCTCCAGCTTTGGGGAAGTTCTGTTCGTGGGTTAGAAAGTTTTTCCCCAACTTCTTTTGCCTCCGAGCACTAATTGCAGGAAGCCCCATCGCCATATGCACAGACTCCTTCGGCATAGCAAAGATAAAAGATTCCGAACTCGACACTGTACTAACTCAAGTCAAGCACGCGCTCACCGATAAAGCTAAGGAGCTAAAGTGTCAGCTAGTAGTCTTAAAGGAACTTGAAGAACAAAAACTTACTCGCCTCGGCAATCCATTTAAACCAGAGTTCATGTTCGTTCCGTCTATGCCATGTGCATACATTGAGCTTCCCAAAGGCGCTCCCCATTATGCTGAACGTCTGCGCTCCGATTACCGCTCAAAATACAGCCGTCGCATTAAAAAATCACAGGAGGCGGGAATTTGTTGGCGCATGGTTACAGATTTTTCCAACTTAGCTGAGGACTTGCACAAGCTCTATTCACAGGTGCTACAACGCTCAGCTAGCAACTTCAACGCTCTGACGCCAGACCTCTTTAGGCAGCTAGGCTTCAATCTTCGCGACAGGTGTTTTGTGCAGATTGCCAAGAGGGATGAGAAAATTTTGTCCTTCGCGCTTGTGTTAACCAATGCCAATGACTTATACCCTCTGTATCTTGGTCTTGACTACGCTTTCCGAGACGAAGGGGCACTTTACTACAATACCTGTTACAAGCTCATTGAAGAGGCAGAGCGACGAGACAATAGCTCCCTTTTTCTCGGCCAAACTGCCTATCACCCAAAAGCCTCTCTTGGTGCTCGATTTCGCAAGCTCTATTTAGCAATCCAGCCTTTAACGAAATGCATGGCCGTTGTAATCGGAGCCTTTGCTACAATTCTCTTCCCAGAAATCACACCTCCACAATTCAACGTTTTCAAAGTGGAGCGCGCTTCTCCTTCTTTGGCCCCCAATTGTCTAGACTAATTTTTAGTATCGGCGCAGCAATTCTAAGACTGCGACGCTTTAAGCCGTCAATATCTATTCTAGGTGGTCGTAGCCTGTCGTCATGTGCAAGAAATACCAAACCTCCAATTTCCGTTATGTCTACTTCATGAGCAATGGTCAGCACTGGATACGTTTCAACATTTTCTAATATCTTCTCATTAAATGGCTTGTCATTTGGCAGCGCCATGAGGTGACACTGCCGTTGAGAATCTTTATCCGCTTCCTTTAGCAGTCTTAACTCTACGGGCTTGTCGTGAACGCGACGCGTAGGCAAAAGCGTCGTAAAGACATCATATAAGGCATGGCTTCGAGTGGTGCAGAACACAAACACGTCAGACTTCTCAATTTCGGGCGGCCATGTGGCATTTGCAGCAATGTAAAGGTACGCTCTTGCTAGTGAGTTCTCAAGGCTGTAGACATGTTGAGCAAGCACCGCACTAGGCTCTCCGCATAACAGAGCGAACACAACGCCAATTAATCGCTTGCTAAAACTAAAATGCTTAAATCTCATTCACGATCACCAAGGCTATTTGGGCAAAGTGTCAAGATCGGCAACCATAATCTTCAATCCCTTGACTTTAAAACGTATATCCAAGCCGCAAAAACACACTTCTACTTATTTCGCTTAGCGGGGTGCTAAATACTAGCGCCCCTAGCTCGTCATGTCGTTTGTCTAGTAGGTTTCTACCAATGAGCTCTAGCTCCATGTTTTGGCGAAACAACCAAGCTAATCGCAAGTCGACCTCAGCATACCTGCCTATGGCCGAATTTCGAGCAGTATCCACCCATCGCAATATCCCATCGAGCTCCACCGTTGGCAAAACATCTATATGACTGCGAACGGAAAAGCTATTTCGCGGGTTATCCTCTACGAGCTCCGCATTAGCCATACCAACCGACTGCGCCGTGAGTAGGAAATAACTATAGCTAGCAGACAAGTTTATCCAATCCCTTAACTCCCAATCCAAGGCAACCTCCGCACCTATAGAATCCGCTGAAATCTCGTTGTCATACGGCAGCGGAATCAATAGGTATGGTCCCAACACCTCATCAAAAATTACTTCCGGAGTCCCTGGATGGTTCGCCGACAGGTAATCATCATACCTAAAATAAAACCCCGTAACACTTGCATACAACTTCTCCAGCGGCTCCATCCACGCCCCGACCTCGTAAGCAAGCAACTTCTCCGAATCAAAATCGCGATTGCCTTGGACTTGCACTATCGCCGGTAACCCACTCTCCGGCTCCGGAAAGGCTGCCACATTTAGCCTAATATCATCGTATAACCTAGCCGGACTCCCTGTCGTATACGACACCCCACCCCAAACAGAAAACCTATCACTCAAGCTCCACAACAACCTCGCCGTAGGAAGTGCATTAAAGCCAACCTGCTCATTCTCCTCAAACCGAGAACCAAGCGTTAGCATTAAGACATCTTCGATGAGCGAAATCTCATCGTGGATAAAACCCCGATAAAACATCAATGAGCGATCCGCAGGATCGAAGCGAAACACCTCACTTCCCTCAGTCTCATCCGTGTAGAACCTAACATTTAAGCCATACGTAAGATCATTTGCCCCAAAAGGCGAAAGCCGATGCCGAAATTCTAGATCCGAATAGTAGGACGACAAGTCCAACAGAAAATCTTCCCGCTTCTCGTA
It contains:
- a CDS encoding YfiR family protein; the protein is MRFKHFSFSKRLIGVVFALLCGEPSAVLAQHVYSLENSLARAYLYIAANATWPPEIEKSDVFVFCTTRSHALYDVFTTLLPTRRVHDKPVELRLLKEADKDSQRQCHLMALPNDKPFNEKILENVETYPVLTIAHEVDITEIGGLVFLAHDDRLRPPRIDIDGLKRRSLRIAAPILKISLDNWGPKKEKRAPL
- a CDS encoding TonB-dependent receptor encodes the protein MKRITSIFIFLAFILVSPAVSDTPEGDGANDSNNSVGQGAEKPIDPLDLPPEEFFNLDLSVFSPAKKLQKLKNVPSAIYVMTSEDIRRSAATTLIDLFRLVPGIEVARVSAHEWAITARGFNQVFGNKILLLIDGAPVETPIFNGILWENINIPLDTIDRIEFVRGPGAAIWGTRAMNGLINVITKESFTFPHNSYSAGVGNEHQGSVTARAGKVLSERAAVSAYVKADKFAASEDASGNDLDDEWGIVSGHFRTDLKPTNKDSVRVKATASARQADFQLSVPTLSEPFSEERHDERDNHRASLGALWEHDLADDSRVSLEWNNLYEKREDFLLDLSSYYSDLEFRHRLSPFGANDLTYGLNVRFYTDETEGSEVFRFDPADRSLMFYRGFIHDEISLIEDVLMLTLGSRFEENEQVGFNALPTARLLWSLSDRFSVWGGVSYTTGSPARLYDDIRLNVAAFPEPESGLPAIVQVQGNRDFDSEKLLAYEVGAWMEPLEKLYASVTGFYFRYDDYLSANHPGTPEVIFDEVLGPYLLIPLPYDNEISADSIGAEVALDWELRDWINLSASYSYFLLTAQSVGMANAELVEDNPRNSFSVRSHIDVLPTVELDGILRWVDTARNSAIGRYAEVDLRLAWLFRQNMELELIGRNLLDKRHDELGALVFSTPLSEISRSVFLRLGYTF
- a CDS encoding TonB-dependent receptor plug domain-containing protein gives rise to the protein MDLSVFSPAKKLQKLKNVPSAIYVMTSEDIRRSAATTLIDLFRLVPGIEVARVSAHEWAITARGFNQVFGNKILLLIDGAPVETPIFNGILWENINHEVGARNGIVKAVRNYINVHDLQPKGVKIIAEDIREGIICLVSVKLPSSEFSPQFQ
- a CDS encoding GNAT family N-acetyltransferase, translated to MTADITFTWITSIASITQSEWDSCYDEGNVVNCYDLTRTLEGANFADTQFHYLLGRQDGELKLALPCFLYHTHLDVIAAPALGKFCSWVRKFFPNFFCLRALIAGSPIAICTDSFGIAKIKDSELDTVLTQVKHALTDKAKELKCQLVVLKELEEQKLTRLGNPFKPEFMFVPSMPCAYIELPKGAPHYAERLRSDYRSKYSRRIKKSQEAGICWRMVTDFSNLAEDLHKLYSQVLQRSASNFNALTPDLFRQLGFNLRDRCFVQIAKRDEKILSFALVLTNANDLYPLYLGLDYAFRDEGALYYNTCYKLIEEAERRDNSSLFLGQTAYHPKASLGARFRKLYLAIQPLTKCMAVVIGAFATILFPEITPPQFNVFKVERASPSLAPNCLD